The Nicotiana sylvestris chromosome 6, ASM39365v2, whole genome shotgun sequence genomic sequence CTCTCCAGCTGCTCTTACGCTATTGGGCGAGAAGACCACTCTTTTATCACCTGAAGTTGTTGTAGCATCAGGCATCCCCTGCTGCAGGTGGTTTCCTTTTGTCTGATCCTACTTTAACTTTTTGTATTCTCTTGATTATATTCTGGAACTAAAGTGGGGGTCTCCTGTGTGGCAATTCCTAATTTTCTTTAATATTGCTAACATTCTACTATATGTGCTCTTTTTTTCATAGATTGGTACAGAATCCTGGTGAATTTGTTGTCACTTTTCCGAGGGCCTACCATATAGGTTTCAGCCATGGTAATTGCTTCTGATCTTCTaaattgaagttattattatgATAGCTTCAACAATTTATGCAGAAATAGCTGTTGTGCTGATTTGATTGTGATCTTTCCCTTTAATGAGTTAACTAAATTCCTTTCTCCACCCCTTGATGACTCTAACAACAACAACGCCTCAAATCCAAACAAGTTGGGGTAAGCTTTATGAATctttacttcctttttattagttcAACCCAATCGTCATCATACcacaataaaataaaagtgaaaatgaatgtgtatatatatacacacacaaaaaaaaacacaCATATATCCAATAGATATAAAAATTATAgcaataataatagtaatattaGAAGCTCTCTAGCAAGTCTAAATCCTATTCTCAACTAGTAGGTATACCCTATATGGATCTTTTTTTCCCGTGTTAATTTATCTTTAGCTAAGTTTGCATTGATTTCAAGAATTTGTAGGTCTTTCAAGACAACTTCCTTACATGTGATTTTAGGTCTACCCCACTCTTTTAATACCTCCACTCAGCATAGTTTCACACCTATGGACCGGTGCATTTGAAGGTCGAAGCATGACATGACCAATCCATCTCAAGCGACCTTCTCTCATTTTATCCTCAATGCATGCTACTTGCACTTCTGACAAATGTGGTCATTTCTAAGCTTCTCTAGTTTTGTACGACCTCACATCCATCTTAGCATCCGTATCTCTGCAACACTCATCTTGTGGACATGTTGGACTTTGGCAGCTGAACTTTCACTACCATATAACATTGTTGGTCTTGTAGCTGCTCTATAAAGCTTACCGTTCAGTTTGGTAGGCATCCTTCTATCACATTATACCCTAGTGGCACTTCTCTATTTCAACCATTCGATTTTTATTCTATGAGTAATCTTCATCTATCATTTCATTATCTTGAAATAACGAGTCTAGATGTCTATATTGTTTGCATTTTGGCACCGCAATCCCATCTAGTCTCACCTCAACTTCGCCCTTCTCATGCTGATTAAACTTCCGGTGCATGTATTCAGTCCAGTGTTTTTGAGAGCGCGAAGCGCAAAAAAGCGACATGGGCTCGCCTCGCTTCAAAAGCGAAGCGCACGCTTCGTTGAAGTGAAGCGCAATTCTTaaaatacatataatatatataataattaatttataaactgaaatacatattaaaaaaatcaaataaactaaaatataatgtgtatataataataataataataattaattttctaaACTGAAATACATTTTACAATTAATCaaactgaaaatataacatatatataataattaatttaTAAACTGAAATACacattaaaaaaatcaaataaactaaaatataacatatatatatatatatataataattaattttataaactGAAATACACattaaaaaatcaaataaaccgaAAAATATTACACATTTATATAATAAGTAATTTTATAAACTAAAATACATATTAAAATTAAGAAGAATAAAAGGggggaaaaaagaaaacaacGCCTGCCTTAGCTGTGCAGACGCTGGACgagaaaaagtgaaaaagagaacagaagaagaagaaggaataaagaaggaaaaaaaggagAATCTGgacaagaagaagaaagaaagaagaaagaaaaaaataagaaggagaagaagaattTACCTGGACTGAAGAAATGGCAGAAGCCCTAGTTTTGCGATGAAGAAGAGAGAAGGCGTCTGTTTACACTCTGTTTTGTCGAGGATCTGTAATAGCGAGCTTAGGGGTCTGTTTTGTTAATTTACAAACAAACtcaatctttctttttttttgtaaaaagggCCTAGCTGCGATTTTTTAACAGAAGCGATCGCTTCACTCGCTTCGTCGCCTCGTCGCCTTGTCGCTTTTTTCACTGAAGCGTGCACTTCACACGATCGTATCGCCTCAGGCAGTAAAAAGCGATGCCCTGCCGCTTCGCGCTTAAAGCGACGAAGCGATCGCTTTTCCAAACACTGATTCAATCTTACTCTCCGATATGTAAAATACATCGTTTCTTAGTCTATTTTGACATATGAGTTTATGCTTGTAGTTCCACATTAGAGATCTCCAATTCACAGTTAACAATTTTCTCTATATACAAATGATCTAGGAAAACAAATCTTGTTAGGTTTAAGAACATGTGGGTTCTGTATGAAGGTCTCAGGGTGATGGTGAGGGCACAATGAGATATCAATTCGTGGGAAGGTGACCCAAGCTTTAGAGGTCAAGAAGCTAAGATTATTGAAATATGATTTAAAGATATGGAAGTGAGAGATGTGTTTGGTAGAATGAAGACAAGTAAATCGACTTTCTTCCAGGAACTAACTGCATTTTGCAGAAGAAAGATTAGCGTGATATCTTATCGAAAAAGAGGTGGGAACCCGTTAGATTAGTTGGGATGTGTGCGAGTTGACTTGAAAATCATAGCTGCAAATAGAAGGGGAGGGGAGGGGGGATTGGAATTCAAAGACAACTTCGAAAGCGGGATCGGTAGCAGAAAAGAGGAGGCAAAAGTCTCAAATAGTTGGCTTTGGATGGGGACGAGGAACTAAGTTTTTCATTAATGTCCAATGCTCGTAGAACTTATAGTCTAAGTTGCTCCGATACGGCAATATAGGTTTCGCACCCGTGCCGACACCACACTAGTGTGCTTGTGGTATGATATCCTTACCGGATCTAGTCAAACGATTTGGGCACTTTGATCACGACGGATGGAAAAATTCGAGACGAGATACAATTTGGTTCCTGAAATCATAACTAAAACTAGGGTAAACTTGAAGAAAATAGCATTTATCTACAGGGATTTCTTCCAGACCGGTTGCTCTACCCCTGCTCATCCTTCGCATTACCCCCTCGACCTCCCCTACTCTAATGCGCCTACAGTACCCAAAATCCCGATGACTTCCGGAGTGCTCCAAATCACCCAACACAATATTCCTATCCTCCCTTCATTCAAAAGTTTATGGAAGTATGGCTGCCATCTCCGCCTAATTTGTGCCTCATCCATCAAAATTCCATCCTCCTCGTCTTTTATACACCTCACTTGATCCAGGTCACGTGCCTTTTTTTTCCTCTCACTTTGGCCAATCTGTACAACTTCTTATCCCCGCCTTTCTCCCCAAGCTCTTCAGTCTTCATGCAGACGTTCAAACAATGCGGTTTTAGCCGCAGTAACTACTAACTTAGCCTCCTTCTTAGCCTCCTTGTACCACTCCTTATTGGCCCTCTTCTCCACCTCATCTATGCTTTCTGTAAGCTTCACATATGCTGCCTTCTTGGCTTCCATTTTTTCGTGGACctcttcattccaccaccagtccccCCTGCGGCCACTAGAGAAACCCTTtgagacccctaacacctctctcacaACTTCTCTAATATAGCTCGCTGTCATAGTCCACATGCAAATCGCGTCCCTACTACTCCTCCTGGCCCCCATAGCCAGTAGCTTCTCCCCCAACTCCTAAGCTTTGTCATTAGTCAAGGCACCCCACCTGATCCTAGGTAGACCTTACACTACCCTATTTTTCCTTGTCCGCATGATCGCCAAATCCATAACCAATAGCCTATGTTGCGTCGTGAGATTCTCACTTGGGATGACCTTGCAATCCGTGCATAAACCTCTATCACACCTCCTAAGTAGGATATAATCAATTTGGGTTTTGGCCACCGTACTCTGGAAGGTGACCCGGTGCTCCTCTTTCTTGGGAAAACACGAGTTAGCAATCACCAAATCAAAGGCTTTAGCACACTCCAACAACGAAGTTCCTCCTACGTTTCTGTCTCcaaaaccaaagccgccatgTACCCCGTCGTAATCCCCAGACGACGTCCCAATGTGGCCAttaaaatctcctcctatgaTAAGCGTCTCGGTGGGCAGAGTTCCCCGTACCAACCCATCCAAGTCCTCCTAAAAACGCCTTTTAACCTCCTCGTCCAAACCAGCACTAATAATGTTCAAATAAGCCCTCCCACAACTATTTTAATAGCCATCAACCTGTCGTTCACTCTCCTAACCTTTATCACTAGCTCTCTATATTTCCTATCATCTAGTAAGCCTACCCCATTCTTCCCCCTCACCCTCCGAGTACCACAACTTAAACCCGTCTGCCTCCCGAACCCTATTCCCCACCCATCTAGTTTCCTGGACACAAGCTATGTTGACTTTCCTCTTCTGGAGAATCTTAGCTAACTCTATAGACTTCCTCGTCAAAGTCCCTATGTTCCAGGACTCAATCTAGAGGTTCCCTTACCCCCGTTACTACCCTTGCCCCCCACCCCCTGCCCCACTCAAGGACATGATCTTACTATACCATTGTTCACCACAGCCACTATAGCCCAAATAACAAGTCCCTAATTACTACAGTACTCCTAATTTCAATAAAACACGATATATAGAAGTACCTAAATAAAGGGACACAACAAGAAACGGGGAATAAAGTGAATGCAATTTATTCCAGAATACCCAGTAGAAATGGTTAATAACAGAATAAAAATTCTACTCAATCTCAACAAGAAGAAATGGTAAAATAACTAAGCAAGAACACAACCACATTCTACTCAATCTCAACAAGAAGAACACAAATGGTAAAATAACTAAGCAAGAATACAACCACACGAAGACTCCCCAAAAAAAATACTAAACAGTAGAAGAATTAACACAACAGATGAATAACAATGTTGACCAATAtccaaaaatagaaaagaacaggAAAAGGGACGATAGAACCTGGTTGGCCGGAGGCACTCTAACCCGTCGATCCCGCCTTTGCAGTCTACCCGCGGTCCGGGCTATGGCTAGGTCGCCGGGAATCTGCTGCCTTTTACACCCACACACTAGAAAGAGAGAGTGGGAGAGGGGTAGGGAGACAGAGAAAGAAGCAACCGGGAAAGGGGGAAGAGGGAAAACAGAGGCAGACCACCGCCGGCGCTGACAGTCTCGTCGCCGAACTTCCACCAGCAAGAGGGAAAACAGAGGCGACAGAGAGAGAAGGAGAGAGGAGAGAGCGGGAACAGGaggcaaaagaagaaggagaaagaaactGACGAGAGGAAGGGGGGGGGATAGAGGAGGAGAGAAACCCTTATATGTGGTCGCCGGCGTTGATGGAGAGATACTGCGATTTGGGCTCTTTGCTGATGGTaagttgagagagagagaggcagTGATTCTAATTGAACATAGTGGCTTAGCAAATTTAACTGAAAAATTTGAAGGTTACTCCCATAAAATCGGCCCTATCAAACATGCAACGTATAAACATAATTTATGTCTCTCTCATTCTATTATCAATTATTAAGAAGTTAGGAAAAGCTGATGGATAACTTTATGAGATAGCGGCATGGAGCAAACAGGAATGAAAAGTATGCTTGATTGGATGGAGATGGTGATGCTAGTATGCTACCAGTAGGAGAATGAGGTTTCCATGAATGCCAATTCGTTAATCAATCAAGCCGTCTTGAGAAAGTGATTAGACAGATTCACAAATGAAATAAGTATGTACCATGTAAGAGGTGATGTGTACAAAATATTGATACCATGCGCATTATTGGCTTTAGGAAGACGTTACAACCTCATATACTAtaagcaacaacaataacaataacccCTAATCTCAAACAAATTGAGCAGCTATATGAATTATTGCTAACCATATTTTTCCATTAATTCAGCTCAAGCCAAcattatacaaaataaaaaaattctttaTATTTTCTTGTGTCATTAAAATCTCCGATAGGACTAAATGACTCCTAGAAAGTACAGGATTTAAAGTACACATATTGCGACAACAACAACCACCCTAGTGAATACCTATAAGTGGGGGAAAAGTACACATATTAACATGAGTAAATCAATATTCCCAATTAATTTGTATTGCCTATATAGATCTTTTCTTTTACTATGCCTTATTTTACACAAAGTTTGCAACTCAGCATGGCTTCCAAGAAATCAATGGTCTTTTCAATACAACTTTCTTCTATGCTCCTCTCTTGAGAAATCACCGTGTGAGCTTGTTCACATTGTCGTCCTAAGCCCGAATAAAAGAGAAGGATTGTAGTAGGGTTGTCAACCAACCATCATAAAACTAGCCAATTCTTGATATGGTATAAGCGTGTGGAAGATATTCATGTGCGGAAAGGAAAATAGTTTTTAAGATTCATTAGATTCACAATTTAGAGTCACAGGGGAAAATAGGAAATAAGATTCTTTTGTGGCTAAATACATGGTGTAGAGACTAAGAAATCATAGGTCTTTCAGGACAACTACATATGATTTTAAATATACCTCGTTCCCTCTCGAGAAACTGCCGTGTGAGCTTGCTCACATTGTTGTCCTAAACCCGGATAAAGGAGGAAGGTTAGTGGTAAGGTAGCAACCAGCCGTCATAAAAGTAGCCAATTCTTGATTTGGTTTAAGCGTGTGGAAGAAATTCATGAAGGGGAAGGAAAACTGTTTTTAACATTCATTAGATTCACAAAAGAGAATCACAGTGGAAAATAGGAAATCACATTCTTTTGTGGCTAAATACATGGTGTAGAGGCCAAATGTTCTTGAATTCCGTAGCGCATTCACTGTAACTATGGTCAAGGACGCCAAAGTAGCCGAAATAATTAGAAAAAACAGGAATGAATTCCTTGAAAGATGTCTTTTAGAAGGCCTGTTCAAGATTGAGAAAGGGATGAAGTGGAAGGTTTAGTTTAGAATATACATAGATATAGCAtatacaaatttttttttttttgggggggtggggggggggatgACGTGATAACATGAGAGGGACAAGGACTAAATTTTTTCTGGGTAAACATGCTACAATCACTTGATCAATGGAGGTGATTTCAAGCACATGGAAGTTAATAAGGAAACTAGAGCACTAAGAATGCTCTTTGCTGGTGTGCATTGTGGGTCAGTATCCTAccttgaggaaaagaaaacaagcGGTCGTAAATTGGTCTTGCATGTATAAGATGCATGGAGATGATGCAGCAAATTTTATTACATTACGAAGTATATATTGCAACTTTGGAACAAATTGTGGGCCTTAAGATATTCAATATTTGGTTTGGTTATCTTCCTAGAAAGCCATGACAAACTTGGAGGATGGAAGGTAGGAAAAAGGTGCTGGGAAAGACAGCTCCTATTTGCTTGTTTTGGACAATTTGGTGAGAAAAGAATCATAGAAGTTTTAAAGAAATACTGAGATTTATAAGGAAAGTACTAATTATGTTGTATTTTGATGGAATGAAAACATTCATTACTGTAAAGATGGCCGGATGGAATTTTTGGGAGCTTAATAGGATACGCACATGTAAAGATGACACAGACTTGGGTAAGATGTCCAATAAATATTTTGACTTATATAAAAGAAATTCTGTTTCAGTTGCTTGTGAGTCTGGATCCTTTACTCTAGTTGATTGCCAGCTTTATTTTATTTTGCCTCTCCTCCCAAATTCTTGTGTTAAGTGGTGCAGTATGAAGTGAAACATGTTGTATTGGCAAACACATGACTTTTAACTTTTTAATCCTAGTTTCCAAATATTCACTTTAAATGCAGGCTTCAATTGTGGCGAGGCTGCCAACTTCGGTACTCCACAGTGGCTTACAGTTGCCAAAGAAGCTGCTGTTCGTCGGGCTGCCATGAACTATCTGCCTATGCTATCTCATCAGCAGTTGCTTTATCTGTTGACCATGTCTTTTGTTTCAAGGTCTGCTCATCTGCTCTTGTTGCATTTGTGGATCAGCCCAACATATCCCCTCTAGGAGATGAGAATTATATGTTTTTTTTGCGTGCTCGGATTGAAAATTTATAGGCGTCATCTTAATTTGTCTTTTATTGATCTGGATTTTAAGAACCTTTTTCCAGCTGTACAAATCTGGTTTTCCTTGTGTACGATACATTACTCATGTCAGATTTGGAATTTTAGACATCTGTTTAAAGTTATGTGGGTAAATGAGGTTAAGGTATACCTTTTTGTTACTTTAAAAGGTGAAAGTTGCTATTGTTTGCTTCTGTTCCTGGAATGACGGATATAATGGGCAGTGGAATGGGATAACTTTTGAGAAACTAAGCAGGATAGTTAATGTGTGATACAGGGATATCCCAGCTCTATTGTACTCCACTTTGTTGCTTTTTCCCGTCATTCAGgttaaagaatcatgaaaaaCCTAAGTCTAGGGGGACATAGGCTCACGAATATTGTATGGTTATGTTTCCTTTGACATTTTGATAAGCTTATAAATGTCTTTTGGTTTCTTTACTTTTGTCTTTCTGGATGACAGTGTGCCAAGGTCCTTGCTACCTGGGGTGCGAACCTCTCGTCTGAGAGATCGTCAGAAGGAAGAAAAGGAGCTTCTGGTAAAGAAAGCCTTCCTGGAAGATATAGAAAAAGAGAATGACCTGGTAAAAGTTTTGCTTCAGAAAAGCTTTTCTGACAATGCAGTGTTGTGGGATGTGGATATGCTGCCGTCTTCAGGTAAAGAATCTGAACTGCACAAGCATGCTAGTGTGGATGCTTCTAGAGGGAATGATCAGTCTGACAATATCGATAGTCAGGATCTATTAGACCAGATGAGCTTATACATGGATAATTACAGTGACTTCTATGTGGATGATGATGTGTCATGTGACTTTGAAGTCGATTCGGGGACATTACCCTGTATAGCTTGTGGGATTCTTGGTTTTCCATTTATGGCTCTGGTGCAACCATCGAAAAAGGCTGCGGAACACCTTTTCCCAGAGGATTTTCAGAATAAACAAGATTCTGGAGCGGTGAAACATGTGGAGTCGGATTGCCATTCAGATCTTAGGGGCATGATTGAGGACTATAATAGAGGTAGGAGACCCTTTATAACTATTTTTCCTGGTGCCGAGTTTGTCTGTTATCGTTATTAAATGCCCTGCTTTTATTACTTGTAAAAAGTTCTGCAAATTGATTTGTGAAACTTCCTGTGTCTGATCAACATGTGAGAAATAATCCGAACTCCTTGAACACAACAGTACTGAGTTCTTCTGATCTTCCTCTTTTTTGGTGCAAAGAATGTATCCCTAATCTTTCTATCATTATTTTCCTTTTGACATGTTTTTTCCTTCAAGGACTCAAGGAGTGCAAAAGAAATATTGCTTCTGTTTCAGCTGAATACTGATAAAAAGAAATGACATAACTTTTACTGATAGAAAAAGAAGAGAGCAAAGAAAAGAATTGCTTCAGTTTGTTGCTGCTGTTAGTGGTTGCTTACTAACTACCAATACATTTCTAAGCTGATCAAAGTATCTTAATTGTGCACCATTCATAGTTTAAAGATCTAATCCTTTAAATTATCGAGTCTGAAGACGATGTAATGAGTTTCCTTTGAGTTTGTTTACGAACTCCAGCCGTTGATTTATAACTTTCATTTCTGCCTGGAGTGATAAAATACGCATATATTCATATGCTGGCCCACTCATTGGGTTAGGATACGCTCTGGAAATATTGGTTTACCTTCAGCGGCATGAATCAGCAGATGTTCTATCATTTTTCATTCCTCTTTTTAAGTCACCTTAAATAGGTTAGTCTTAGTTGAGCTGGTTCCAATGAATAGACAGCTGTATCACTGGATGGAAGTAGTTGTTTTCACGTTTTTTTAGGTTTAAGCATTTCATGGTGACAAGTGTACGGTTTGCTGCTTTGTGCCTAAAGGTATATATCTGGACACCTGGTATAATGTAAGAGAAAGTTTAACATCATTTGACCATTCTCTGTGCCTAAAGGTATATAACTGTGCTGAAGTGTGTTCCTAGCTCAAGGTCCATTTTATTTTGGTATCATAGCCAGATCCATCTGTATTCTTGGTTTACCCAGTACTGGCCCCCATATTATGTCATCCCATATCGGTTGAGAGAAGGGACTATTGTTTTCTTATATGGCCTTGGGTAATATTCACCTCATGAGCTGGTTTTTGGGGTTTGCTTAGACCCAAGGTCCATTTTATTTAACAATCTGGACACTTGGTATGATGTAACACCAAAGTTTAACATTATTTGACCAGGTTGTTGCACACTACGATCTATCTAGTTAATTCTCACTTCACTAACTATTTTGGGAGCATTCACGTATTGCAAATATGTCAGAATGACTGACTTGCTTGTGGAATACTGAATTTCCTCTTCATGCAGTTGACAGAATGGAAAGAAATGGGGGGCATTTCCTAAACCATGATGAAGTATCTTTGTCTTCCCAGCCAAGTGAATCTGTAGTTACTCCACATGAGGGTCAAACATCACAGTCTCATAATCCATCACATACAGATAATGCAGCTCTGACTTCAAAAGTTGAGCTCGAGAAGGAATGGGATTTTTGTAGGAGTTTTGTGAGACCACGGATATTTTGCCTTGAGCATGCAATTCAGACTGAAGAACTTCTGCATGCTAAAGGTGGAGCAAATGTTCTTGTGATCTGCCATTCAGGTAACGTTTCTCATGTACAACATCATTTGAATTGTCTAATCGATGATAATACCCAAAAAAAGCTACTAAAGTGTATCTGTTTTCATCTTTTTGCTAGTTTTTGGCGTATTAAAATGTTTGTTGCAACTTTTGATTTCATGTAGACTTTCAGAAAATCAGTTCACATGCCACAATTGTTGCAGAGGAAATTGGCACGACATTCAAATATAATGAGATTACGCTGGCTAATGCATCTCAAGGACATCTTTCGTTGATTGATCTAGCAATCGTGGATGAAGAACAAGACAAATGTACAGAAGATTGGACATTGAAATTAAATATCAATTTAAGGCACTGTGTGAAGGTGCAAAAGAATTGTCCACTTAAGAAGTTAAAACATGCATTGACTTTGGGTGGATTGTTCTCTGATTCAACTCTTAGTTCAGAATCCTTGAGTCTCAAGTGGCAGTCCAGAAAAGTACGCTCAAAGAAGAAGTCTAATAATTCAACAGAAAGTCCACCATTCGCAAATGTTCAAATAGAGAAGGTACTTGATTCAGGATCTATAGTGGGCAGGCAGAGTACCAGAAAGGGAAATATAACCATCCAGTATTCCAGGAAAAAATACAAGTCTAAGGCTTGTAGTTGTGCGGAGGTCACTAGCGCTTTTGTGGATCCTTTTAATGCTTTGACGGAGGAAGTTTTGCTTACAGATGCAAAAACATTGGGAAGTAGTACTCTCATCAGGGATGAAAATGCAGGCACGGCTTCTTCAGGGGAAAGTTGTTTTGCTGCTTCTGAGGGGAAACCAGGACTGCATCACGAACATGAGATGCTTTTGGTAAATAGAGATCAAAATGGAAATCTCCTTGAATCACAAGAAGCAGATTTACTTGTTACCTCTTCTGTAATGGTGGAATTCAGTGAGGCCCAGGCTGAAATGTGTACTACTGAGAAGTTTTCAATGGAGGAAAAAACTTGTCATACAAATTCAAACAATTGCCATGCAGAGCATAAGACCACGGCTCCAGAGATTAGTGGAGAAACTGAGGTAGCTCATGTGAATACTCCTGCATGTACAACCATACCTGTGGTTCAGAGtactgcaaataatgaaaatttGAGGGAGAATCAGGATACGACAGAATCTGGCATCAGAAATAAGTCTGCTCATCTGACGGAAGCAGATTTTGAAAGAGATCATCATGGAGAGGCTGATAAAACTATTATGACCAGATCTCCCGTGCCTGTCAACTCCTCAGGATCTTGCACTGATGGTCCTTCAAGAAGTTGTGATGAGCAGATTGAGGATCAATCTCCAGAACAATCTGGCTCAGGTGACGAGGCATCTGATAATGAGACTTCGGACAACTCCGTGGAGCAAAAAATCCAAATTGATAATGCAGATCAAGGTATAGCTGTCTCTGACCATGTCACACCAATAGAAGAAGCTTCCACCTCAGCAGGAAGTCTCAAAGTGACAAGAGAGACATCGAGTCCTAAGCACTCACAGAGTGGTGATAATATCTCCGAGAGGCATAAGAAAGAgtcaaatgatgatacttctccAATAGTGTCTAGGCCAATTGCAAAAAGTGGTGGCAAAAGAAGGCGTGAGCTAGAACTCCTAACATATGATGGATGTAGCATTGGTGGCTTTGTTAAAAGCCCATGTGAAGGTTTAAGGCCACGGGCTAGGAAGAATGTTCTTGGGAGCAGAGTTGATACTAAGGAACCTCTGGAGGATAAATCAATGGGGAAGAAGGTGAAGACATCTTTACAGAGGAAGGGGACTCACAGGTGTGACCTGGAAGGCTGCCGGATGAGTTTCCAAACAAAGGTAGAGCTGCAACTGCACAAACGTAATCGTTGCCCcattgaaggatgtgggaagaaATTTACATCCCACAAATATGCTCTGGTTCATCAACGCGTTCATGAAAATGATAGGCCCCTCAGATGTCCGTGGAAAGGCTGCACCATGACATTCAAGTGGGCCTGGGCAAGGACTGAACATTTGCGTGTGCATACTGGGGAGCGGCCATATAAGTGCAAGGTTGAGGGTTGTGGACTCACCTTCAGGTTTGTATCAGATTATAGTCGGCATAGACGGAAAACTGGTCATTATGTAGAAGCGGCCAACAGATGTTAGTTACTATAATCAGGTTGGTTGTGTAATATACCATTTAACTCGACTGCTAGAGTGCGGATTCAAGGGTTGAAAGACAATCTTAAGAATCATGTAAACTAATGCGCTCTTGTCATTTTAGCATGGGTAGGAGTAGTGTTCTTCGTTTGTAGAGTGCCTGTTTTCAGGATTAATTTtcaattttaaatataaaattgcatgtcattctttcaaatttcgtATGAAAGGTCTTAGGGGACAAGGCCCCTCTCATGGTACTTTGATAATGCTGGACAGTTAATAATGACCATATAGAATTCAACAAGCTGAAATCTGCAGCTTGTGATGGTCTGATTTTCCATCATGTGAATTTGTGGAGAAATTATGATTAGTGTGAACCTGTCTGAATATTGATTTCTAACTTTTCCAAGAACTTTTGTGGTTTCTTAAGGGGGATCATCATAAGTTTGACATGCTTTCTAACTTGTTTCTTTTCTGGTTTTCAAACATATAGAACTTTTAACAACGTTACACAATTCTGAAAATGTGGCATATATAATATATACTTTTATGAGGAACGACCAATATGCCGTTCACCTTTACACGTGAATGTTCTTTTCTGTAATAATACTTCCGAAGTGAACCAATTTACTCTATTTTTAGTTTGTTCTTACAGTTCTTacttgtgatgacccgataggtcatctagagCTTTATGTCACGTctttagttgttaactaagtacacgtgcggcacttgacaactcgctcacgatcttgcacaacctgctcacgttcttgctatgccaagtcaaccttactacactcaaaatcgctaagagaatggaagaaagaacacaagagaattgttaaatgAAGccttgtattagagagaacttgaattgtttgcttggtgaattacaaatgaatagTCCC encodes the following:
- the LOC104217382 gene encoding lysine-specific demethylase ELF6; translation: MVMKCVDIPEWLKRLPLAPEFRPTDTEFADPIAYISKIEKEASAFGICKVIPPLPKPSKKYVVHNLNKSLSKCPELGLNANRDTSSTTSGEDEGNVDGGEFRAVFTTRHQELGRSEKKKIKREFGFQILGAQKQVWQSGEVYTLEQFEAKSKNFARSQLGVVKELSPLVVEAMFWKRASEDPIYVEYANDVPGSAFGDPEGHFHYFRRRRRRGKRTIPDRNRRRNSSYKNDGVGTSGNSADKSPCHSVETRSASLLTPPSKKITNSSLFRPKDCSNAGAMEGSAGWNLSNSPWNLQVIARSPGSLTRFMPDDIPGVTSPMVYIGMLFSWFAWHVEDHELHSLNFLHTGSPKTWYAVPGDYAFNFEEVIRHHAYGGNTDRLAALTLLGEKTTLLSPEVVVASGIPCCRLVQNPGEFVVTFPRAYHIGFSHGFNCGEAANFGTPQWLTVAKEAAVRRAAMNYLPMLSHQQLLYLLTMSFVSSVPRSLLPGVRTSRLRDRQKEEKELLVKKAFLEDIEKENDLVKVLLQKSFSDNAVLWDVDMLPSSGKESELHKHASVDASRGNDQSDNIDSQDLLDQMSLYMDNYSDFYVDDDVSCDFEVDSGTLPCIACGILGFPFMALVQPSKKAAEHLFPEDFQNKQDSGAVKHVESDCHSDLRGMIEDYNRVDRMERNGGHFLNHDEVSLSSQPSESVVTPHEGQTSQSHNPSHTDNAALTSKVELEKEWDFCRSFVRPRIFCLEHAIQTEELLHAKGGANVLVICHSDFQKISSHATIVAEEIGTTFKYNEITLANASQGHLSLIDLAIVDEEQDKCTEDWTLKLNINLRHCVKVQKNCPLKKLKHALTLGGLFSDSTLSSESLSLKWQSRKVRSKKKSNNSTESPPFANVQIEKVLDSGSIVGRQSTRKGNITIQYSRKKYKSKACSCAEVTSAFVDPFNALTEEVLLTDAKTLGSSTLIRDENAGTASSGESCFAASEGKPGLHHEHEMLLVNRDQNGNLLESQEADLLVTSSVMVEFSEAQAEMCTTEKFSMEEKTCHTNSNNCHAEHKTTAPEISGETEVAHVNTPACTTIPVVQSTANNENLRENQDTTESGIRNKSAHLTEADFERDHHGEADKTIMTRSPVPVNSSGSCTDGPSRSCDEQIEDQSPEQSGSGDEASDNETSDNSVEQKIQIDNADQGIAVSDHVTPIEEASTSAGSLKVTRETSSPKHSQSGDNISERHKKESNDDTSPIVSRPIAKSGGKRRRELELLTYDGCSIGGFVKSPCEGLRPRARKNVLGSRVDTKEPLEDKSMGKKVKTSLQRKGTHRCDLEGCRMSFQTKVELQLHKRNRCPIEGCGKKFTSHKYALVHQRVHENDRPLRCPWKGCTMTFKWAWARTEHLRVHTGERPYKCKVEGCGLTFRFVSDYSRHRRKTGHYVEAANRC